Proteins from a genomic interval of Lysobacter stagni:
- a CDS encoding murein L,D-transpeptidase catalytic domain family protein, with product MPTALRFTVAFAALLCAPAITHADRPGPTSVIRLPAVDAVFGTKLALSQLAPSANPKVLELAMAAMSCAQASGVGVDARRLAVIDYSRPSLVPRLWVFDMAAGKLLYEEVVAHGQGSGDNFATRFSNDDGSHQSSLGLFVTADTYTGRNGYSLRMKGLEPGVNDAAMARAIVMHGAPYVDPQRGKAMGRLGRSWGCPAVRSTVARPMIDLLKGGQFVFSYYPDQAWLARSALLNCPAAHRGALARTTPARGISSG from the coding sequence ATGCCCACCGCACTTCGTTTCACCGTCGCCTTTGCCGCCCTGCTCTGCGCCCCTGCGATCACCCACGCGGATCGCCCCGGGCCGACGTCCGTCATCCGCCTGCCCGCGGTCGATGCCGTGTTCGGCACGAAGCTGGCGCTCTCACAGCTGGCACCGAGCGCCAACCCCAAGGTTCTGGAACTGGCCATGGCCGCCATGTCCTGCGCGCAGGCGAGCGGCGTTGGCGTCGATGCGCGGCGCCTGGCGGTGATCGACTACAGCCGCCCGTCGCTGGTTCCGAGACTGTGGGTGTTCGACATGGCCGCCGGAAAACTCCTGTACGAAGAGGTCGTCGCCCATGGCCAGGGCTCGGGCGACAACTTCGCCACGCGCTTCTCGAACGACGACGGCAGCCACCAGTCGAGCCTGGGCCTGTTCGTCACCGCCGACACCTACACCGGCCGCAACGGCTACTCGCTGCGCATGAAAGGCCTGGAGCCGGGCGTCAACGATGCCGCCATGGCGCGCGCGATCGTCATGCACGGCGCGCCGTACGTCGATCCGCAGCGCGGCAAGGCGATGGGCCGACTGGGCCGCAGCTGGGGATGCCCTGCGGTGCGCAGCACCGTGGCACGCCCGATGATCGATCTGCTCAAGGGCGGCCAGTTCGTTTTCTCGTACTACCCGGATCAGGCATGGCTGGCGCGTTCGGCGCTGCTCAACTGCCCCGCCGCGCACAGGGGTGCGCTTGCCCGGACAACGCCAGCGCGTGGCATTTCATCGGGCTGA
- a CDS encoding MBL fold metallo-hydrolase — MRVHFHGAAGEVTGSLHEVEAAGHRVLLDCGMIQGSPEAERRNTEAFPFEPAGLDALVISHVHIDHIGRVPLLVKRGFSGPIYTQEASADLMPVMLTDAASISEGDAERFNRYRRAGEPEAQPLFTRDDVRDAMALVRPLPYDTRTTILPGVDIAFREAGHILGSASVELWGDGRKLVFSGDLGPKGTPILRDPATIDRADLVIMESTYGDRLHRDRLETIRQFGEILDTAWNEGGTVLIPAFAVGRSQELLYWFARHWDEWNMARWRIFLDSPMAAKVVGIYDRHADLFDEDARRVWQDKPNPFRLPNLHFTASRDESMAINRIESGAIVIAGSGMANAGRILHHFRHRLGRRQTHVVFVGYQAEGTLGRRLVDGAKWVRIHGHDVRVNAQRHTVGGLSAHTDQHGLMAWYGAIGGDAGAAHPPLALVHGEDRAREALAGEIGEHFGVQARLARPGDTLEV; from the coding sequence ATGCGAGTGCATTTCCACGGAGCGGCCGGCGAAGTCACCGGCTCCCTCCACGAAGTCGAAGCGGCGGGCCATCGCGTGCTGCTGGACTGCGGCATGATCCAGGGCAGCCCGGAAGCGGAGCGCCGCAACACCGAGGCCTTCCCATTCGAACCCGCCGGCCTCGATGCGCTGGTGATCAGCCATGTGCACATCGACCACATCGGCCGCGTGCCGCTGCTGGTGAAGCGGGGCTTCTCGGGGCCCATCTACACGCAGGAAGCCTCCGCGGACCTGATGCCGGTGATGCTGACGGATGCGGCATCGATCTCCGAAGGCGATGCGGAGCGCTTCAACCGCTATCGACGCGCCGGCGAACCGGAAGCGCAGCCCTTGTTCACGCGCGACGACGTGCGCGACGCGATGGCGCTTGTGCGGCCGTTGCCCTACGACACGCGCACCACGATCCTGCCAGGCGTCGACATCGCCTTCCGCGAGGCCGGCCACATCCTGGGTTCGGCGAGCGTGGAGTTGTGGGGCGATGGCCGGAAGCTGGTGTTCTCCGGCGACCTGGGTCCGAAGGGCACGCCGATCCTGCGCGACCCGGCGACGATCGACCGCGCCGACCTGGTGATCATGGAATCCACGTATGGCGATCGGCTTCATCGCGATCGCCTGGAGACCATCCGCCAGTTCGGCGAGATTCTCGACACGGCATGGAACGAAGGCGGCACCGTGCTCATTCCCGCCTTCGCGGTGGGACGCAGCCAGGAGCTGCTGTACTGGTTCGCGCGGCATTGGGACGAATGGAACATGGCGCGCTGGCGCATCTTCCTCGACAGCCCGATGGCCGCGAAGGTGGTGGGCATCTACGACCGCCACGCGGACCTGTTCGACGAGGATGCGCGACGCGTGTGGCAGGACAAGCCCAATCCGTTCCGCTTGCCCAACCTGCATTTCACCGCGTCGCGGGATGAGTCGATGGCGATCAACCGCATCGAGAGCGGCGCGATCGTGATCGCCGGTTCCGGCATGGCGAACGCGGGACGCATCCTGCATCACTTCCGTCATCGACTGGGTCGTCGACAGACGCATGTGGTGTTCGTCGGCTACCAGGCCGAAGGCACGTTGGGCCGACGCCTTGTCGACGGAGCGAAATGGGTGCGTATCCACGGTCACGACGTGCGCGTGAACGCGCAGCGCCACACCGTGGGCGGTTTGTCGGCGCATACGGACCAGCACGGCCTGATGGCGTGGTACGGCGCGATCGGCGGGGACGCGGGCGCCGCGCATCCGCCGCTGGCGCTGGTGCACGGCGAGGACCGCGCACGCGAAGCGCTGGCCGGCGAAATCGGCGAGCACTTCGGCGTGCAGGCCCGACTGGCGCGGCCGGGCGATACGCTGGAGGTATGA
- a CDS encoding thioredoxin family protein, producing the protein MTFTRTYTADEPARADVDTWRGDAVLEFGTAWCGHCIGAQPLIEAELGARDVRHVKVEDGPGRPLGRSYRVKLWPTLIVLRDGAEVARVVRPATAQDIHDALRVLDAS; encoded by the coding sequence ATGACGTTCACCCGCACCTACACCGCCGATGAGCCCGCGCGCGCCGATGTCGACACATGGCGCGGCGATGCGGTGCTCGAGTTCGGCACCGCATGGTGCGGGCACTGCATCGGCGCGCAACCGTTGATCGAGGCGGAACTGGGTGCGCGCGACGTGCGCCACGTGAAGGTCGAGGACGGCCCGGGACGCCCGCTGGGCCGTTCGTACCGGGTGAAGCTGTGGCCCACGCTCATCGTGCTGCGCGATGGCGCGGAAGTGGCACGCGTGGTGCGGCCGGCCACGGCGCAGGACATTCACGACGCGTTGCGCGTGCTCGACGCCAGCTGA
- a CDS encoding alpha/beta fold hydrolase has protein sequence MKKLLLACLFLASTATAAPAQTCPDTASYEPARKVIADLGRIVAPNGIQETYKAHIGGIEQWVSVRGQDKSNPIILFVHGGPASPLMPTTWQFQRPLEEYFTMVTYDQRAAGKTFGETDPASISDTIHIANYVDDVIGMAEDVRKRYGKQKVILMGHSWGTLISLQAALKRPDLFYAYVGIGQVVDVRENERVSFDYALAQAKAQRNEVAVRELESIAPYPGNTPITRDRIVTARKWAQHYGGMTAFRDESAHYFYQASKLSPEYQDKDRCAIDEGNLFTLGRILPEFLETDMSGVREFPIPVVMFMGRHDYTTPSEPTAAWLSKLKAPYRQGVWFERSSHMIPWEEPGKVLVSLLQYVRPLADVTTR, from the coding sequence GTGAAGAAACTCCTGTTGGCCTGCCTCTTCCTCGCCAGCACGGCCACGGCCGCGCCTGCGCAGACCTGTCCCGACACCGCCTCGTACGAACCGGCGCGAAAGGTCATCGCCGACCTCGGGCGCATCGTCGCGCCCAACGGCATCCAGGAAACCTACAAGGCGCACATCGGCGGCATCGAACAGTGGGTGAGCGTGCGCGGTCAGGACAAGTCCAATCCGATCATCCTGTTCGTGCACGGCGGCCCGGCTTCGCCGCTGATGCCGACGACGTGGCAGTTCCAGCGCCCGCTGGAGGAGTACTTCACGATGGTCACCTACGACCAGCGTGCGGCGGGCAAGACCTTCGGTGAGACCGATCCGGCATCCATCTCCGACACGATCCACATCGCGAATTACGTCGACGACGTCATCGGCATGGCCGAGGACGTGCGCAAGCGTTACGGCAAGCAGAAAGTGATCCTGATGGGCCACAGCTGGGGCACGCTGATCAGCCTGCAGGCCGCGCTGAAGCGCCCCGACCTGTTCTACGCCTACGTGGGCATCGGTCAGGTCGTCGACGTGCGCGAGAACGAGCGCGTCAGCTTCGACTACGCGCTCGCACAGGCGAAGGCGCAACGCAACGAGGTGGCCGTGCGCGAGCTGGAATCCATCGCGCCGTATCCGGGCAACACGCCGATCACGCGCGACCGCATCGTCACCGCGCGCAAGTGGGCGCAGCACTACGGCGGCATGACCGCTTTCCGCGATGAATCGGCGCATTACTTCTACCAGGCCTCGAAACTGTCCCCGGAGTACCAGGACAAGGACCGCTGCGCCATCGACGAGGGCAATCTGTTCACGTTGGGCCGCATCCTCCCGGAGTTCCTGGAAACAGACATGTCCGGGGTGCGCGAGTTCCCGATTCCGGTGGTGATGTTCATGGGCCGGCACGACTACACCACGCCCTCCGAACCCACCGCCGCGTGGCTGTCGAAGCTGAAGGCGCCGTACCGCCAGGGCGTCTGGTTCGAGCGTTCCTCGCACATGATCCCGTGGGAAGAGCCGGGCAAGGTGCTGGTCAGCCTGCTGCAGTACGTGCGGCCATTGGCCGACGTCACGACGCGATGA
- a CDS encoding YidH family protein — MAVVDPTPPRLPDELANELEGKPDAATSSTTLSIYRTRLSVYRTQVSNLRSHLANERTHLSYLRTTVSLVGFGITLNRFSIYLIQQGKTADDTRLMLRSAGNAGVGMVVLGMALLLWSIYRYWRVGQDIERGQYVARQKGTMVASAGLFLLGGLTAIWLFLF, encoded by the coding sequence ATGGCCGTCGTCGATCCCACTCCTCCCCGCCTGCCTGATGAACTCGCCAACGAGCTGGAAGGCAAGCCGGACGCCGCGACCTCGTCCACCACGCTGTCGATCTATCGCACGCGCCTGTCGGTCTATCGCACGCAGGTGTCCAACCTGCGTTCGCACCTGGCCAACGAACGTACGCACCTGAGCTATCTGCGCACGACCGTCTCGCTGGTGGGCTTCGGCATCACGCTCAACCGCTTCAGCATCTACCTGATCCAGCAGGGCAAGACGGCCGACGACACGCGCCTGATGCTGCGCAGCGCCGGCAATGCAGGCGTGGGGATGGTGGTGCTCGGAATGGCGCTGCTGCTGTGGTCGATCTACCGCTACTGGCGCGTCGGACAGGACATCGAACGCGGCCAGTACGTCGCGCGCCAGAAGGGCACCATGGTCGCCAGCGCCGGGTTGTTCCTGCTCGGCGGCCTCACGGCGATCTGGCTGTTCCTGTTCTGA
- a CDS encoding monovalent cation:proton antiporter-2 (CPA2) family protein — MAEGGSNELVSVVALLGAAVVAVPLFRRLGLGSVLGYLAAGLAIGPFGLGWFSDPQAILHVAELGVVMFLFVIGLEMRPSHLWSLRRQIFGLGTLQITVCALALTGVGMAFGYSPVVSFIGGMGFVLTSTAIVMQLLSERGDIALPHGQKIVSVLLFEDLLIVPLLVLVALLAPTGLAPVGAEVATSSRWASIAIGAGVIAALVAAGIWLLNPLFRLLAAVRAREVMTAAALLVVLGSALLMQLGGLSMAMGAFLAGVLLSESTFRHQLEADVEPFRGLLLGLFFLGVGMALDLSVVASHWTLIVGAVLAMMAAKAACIYVVARLLKSSHVEALDRATLMAQGGEFAFVLYSTAAARGVIAAEHNANLTAIVVLSMALTPLVGLLVRPWLRKPAEKTDDLEAAEGLSGSVLMIGFGRFGQVVSQSLLARGVDVTIIDNDVEMIRSASSFGFKIYYGDGTRLDVLRASGAEAAQVIAICINGNEAVNRIVELSRSEFPQARLLARSYDREHSLALIHAGVDVQIRETFESAMKFGQAALCQLGVDKADAREIVEEVRRRDAERVELELAEGLTAGTAMLFGNLRAGPTPTPFTRPRQAATPLTPETAAATQDVARE; from the coding sequence ATGGCGGAAGGCGGTTCGAACGAACTGGTCAGCGTGGTGGCCCTGCTGGGCGCCGCGGTGGTGGCGGTCCCGCTGTTCAGGCGGCTGGGCCTGGGCTCGGTGCTGGGCTATCTCGCCGCGGGGCTGGCCATCGGGCCCTTTGGGCTGGGCTGGTTCTCCGACCCCCAGGCGATCCTGCATGTCGCCGAACTGGGCGTGGTGATGTTCCTGTTCGTCATCGGGCTGGAAATGCGGCCTTCCCACCTGTGGAGCCTGCGCCGCCAGATCTTCGGCCTGGGCACGCTGCAGATCACCGTGTGCGCGCTGGCGCTGACGGGCGTGGGCATGGCGTTCGGCTACAGCCCGGTGGTGTCGTTCATCGGGGGCATGGGCTTCGTGCTGACCTCCACGGCCATCGTCATGCAACTGCTGTCCGAGCGGGGCGACATCGCCCTGCCCCACGGCCAGAAGATCGTCTCGGTGCTGCTGTTCGAGGATCTGCTGATCGTGCCGCTGCTGGTGCTGGTGGCGCTGCTCGCGCCGACCGGGCTGGCTCCGGTGGGAGCGGAGGTGGCAACGTCCTCGCGCTGGGCGTCCATCGCGATCGGTGCCGGCGTGATCGCCGCGCTCGTCGCCGCCGGCATCTGGCTGCTCAATCCGCTGTTCCGTCTGCTCGCTGCGGTGCGCGCACGCGAAGTGATGACGGCTGCGGCGCTGCTGGTGGTGCTCGGCTCGGCGCTTCTGATGCAGCTGGGTGGGCTATCGATGGCGATGGGCGCGTTCCTCGCCGGCGTGCTGCTGTCGGAATCGACTTTCCGGCATCAGCTGGAGGCCGACGTCGAACCGTTCCGCGGCCTGCTGCTGGGGTTGTTCTTCCTCGGTGTGGGCATGGCGCTGGACCTGTCGGTCGTCGCTTCGCACTGGACGCTGATCGTCGGCGCGGTACTGGCGATGATGGCGGCCAAGGCGGCGTGCATCTACGTCGTCGCGCGGCTACTGAAGTCCAGTCACGTGGAAGCGCTGGACCGTGCCACCCTGATGGCGCAGGGCGGCGAGTTCGCCTTCGTGCTGTATTCCACCGCCGCGGCGCGCGGCGTGATCGCCGCCGAGCACAACGCCAACCTCACCGCCATCGTCGTCCTGTCGATGGCGCTGACGCCACTGGTGGGTCTGCTGGTGCGTCCGTGGCTGCGCAAGCCGGCCGAGAAGACCGACGACCTGGAAGCCGCCGAAGGCCTCAGCGGCAGCGTGCTGATGATCGGCTTCGGCCGCTTCGGGCAGGTCGTCAGCCAGTCGCTGCTCGCGCGCGGCGTGGACGTGACCATCATCGACAACGACGTGGAGATGATCCGCAGCGCAAGCTCGTTCGGCTTCAAGATCTACTACGGCGACGGCACGCGCCTGGACGTGCTGCGCGCATCCGGCGCGGAGGCCGCGCAGGTGATCGCGATCTGCATCAACGGCAACGAAGCGGTGAACCGTATCGTCGAGTTGTCCAGGAGCGAGTTCCCGCAGGCCAGGCTCCTGGCGCGCTCCTACGATCGCGAGCATTCGCTGGCATTGATCCATGCTGGTGTCGACGTGCAGATACGCGAGACGTTCGAGTCGGCGATGAAGTTCGGCCAGGCCGCGTTGTGCCAGCTCGGCGTCGACAAGGCCGATGCGCGGGAGATCGTCGAGGAAGTGCGGCGGCGCGATGCCGAGCGCGTCGAGCTGGAACTGGCCGAAGGCCTGACCGCGGGCACGGCCATGCTGTTCGGCAACCTGCGCGCGGGGCCGACGCCCACGCCATTCACCCGTCCGCGCCAGGCCGCCACACCGCTGACGCCCGAAACCGCCGCCGCGACACAGGACGTCGCGCGCGAGTGA
- a CDS encoding DEAD/DEAH box helicase — protein sequence MTFETLGLAPALLRALSEQNYTTPTPIQAQAIPLALAGHDLLGGAQTGTGKTAAFGLPLINRLAKQTSANGFRRPRALILVPTRELAVQVTDNLRGYAKHLRMNISAIFGGAGMGPQVEMFRRGVDVLVATPGRLIDHLERGTAKLDSVEILVLDEADRMLDMGFLPAMKRILGKLPRDRQTMMFSATFEAQLKQLAVEFMREPKQVQVAAQNTIAQTITHRAHPIDVARKRDLLVDILSRRHTDQAIVFGRTKHGCNRLAEQLEDAGLVAVAIHGNKSQAQRQKALNAFKAGKARVLVATDVAARGLDIPNLPLVINYDLPMVAEDYVHRIGRTGRNGASGEALSLVAPEEGGLLRQVQNMLKAEVEVVVVEGFEPSRPIQLNAPLPNPRQKQGARKPAHRPHGKPAARHAHAGPKQHRGGGQGRGSRSGIA from the coding sequence ATGACGTTCGAAACCCTCGGGCTCGCGCCCGCGTTGCTGCGCGCGCTGTCCGAACAGAACTACACCACGCCCACGCCGATCCAGGCGCAGGCCATTCCGCTGGCGCTGGCCGGCCATGACCTGCTCGGTGGCGCGCAGACCGGCACCGGCAAGACCGCCGCGTTCGGCCTGCCGCTGATCAACCGCCTGGCCAAGCAGACCTCGGCCAACGGCTTCCGCCGCCCGCGCGCGCTGATCCTGGTCCCCACGCGCGAACTGGCGGTGCAGGTCACCGACAACCTGCGCGGTTATGCCAAGCACCTGCGCATGAACATCAGCGCCATCTTCGGCGGCGCCGGCATGGGCCCGCAGGTGGAGATGTTCCGTCGCGGCGTCGATGTGCTCGTCGCCACGCCGGGCCGTCTGATCGACCACCTGGAGCGCGGCACCGCCAAGCTCGACAGCGTCGAGATCCTCGTGCTGGACGAAGCCGACCGCATGCTAGACATGGGCTTCCTGCCGGCGATGAAGCGCATCCTCGGCAAGCTGCCGCGCGATCGCCAGACCATGATGTTCTCGGCGACGTTCGAAGCGCAGCTCAAGCAGCTGGCCGTGGAGTTCATGCGCGAGCCGAAGCAGGTGCAGGTCGCCGCGCAGAACACCATCGCGCAGACGATCACGCACCGCGCGCATCCGATCGACGTGGCCCGCAAGCGCGACCTCCTGGTCGACATCCTGAGCCGTCGCCACACCGATCAGGCCATCGTGTTCGGTCGCACCAAGCACGGCTGCAACCGTCTGGCCGAACAGCTGGAAGACGCGGGCCTGGTCGCGGTCGCGATCCACGGCAACAAGAGCCAGGCGCAGCGCCAGAAGGCCCTCAACGCGTTCAAGGCCGGCAAGGCCCGCGTGCTGGTGGCCACCGACGTCGCCGCGCGCGGCCTCGACATCCCCAACCTGCCGCTGGTCATCAACTACGACCTGCCGATGGTGGCCGAGGACTACGTGCACCGCATCGGTCGTACCGGTCGCAATGGCGCCAGCGGCGAAGCGTTGTCGCTGGTCGCGCCGGAAGAGGGCGGACTGCTGCGCCAGGTGCAGAACATGCTCAAGGCCGAAGTGGAAGTGGTGGTGGTGGAAGGTTTCGAGCCGTCGCGCCCGATCCAGCTCAACGCGCCGCTGCCCAATCCGCGCCAGAAGCAGGGCGCACGCAAGCCGGCACACCGTCCGCACGGCAAGCCTGCCGCACGCCACGCCCACGCCGGTCCGAAGCAGCACCGCGGCGGTGGACAGGGCCGCGGTTCGCGCAGCGGCATCGCCTGA
- a CDS encoding L,D-transpeptidase: MQRWFLALSLLLIGGIAQAAVPVWGARESSPVDIAPAQLKPGEWIWGGDHRAGPIAVVVSLTEQRAYVYRNGIPIGVSTVSTGKRGYETPTGVFNILQKSKDHRSSLYNAAPMPYMQRLTWDGVALHAGGLPGYPESHGCVHLPSEFARLLFDASNMGMTVVVSEEGRSPVDMVHPGALIPIDARTGVEGAIPPLEDGQKWRWRPELSTEGPVSILLSGGDQRIVVFRNGIEIGRSRVLIRNPELPLGTHAYLVKDGFLPGDNPLLPGTKMPNWSTIGIPGRAEDAGRLLGPETINRVVIPRDFVAAVLPLLTPGVVMLVTDARMTAQTTGGAPVQVLDSDAPESVPASGQ, from the coding sequence ATGCAGCGCTGGTTTCTCGCCCTTTCCCTCCTGCTCATCGGCGGAATCGCCCAGGCTGCGGTTCCCGTCTGGGGCGCCCGCGAGTCCAGTCCGGTCGATATCGCGCCGGCGCAGCTCAAGCCCGGCGAATGGATCTGGGGCGGCGATCATCGCGCCGGCCCCATCGCCGTCGTCGTGAGCCTGACCGAACAACGCGCGTACGTGTACCGCAACGGCATCCCGATCGGCGTCAGCACGGTCAGCACCGGCAAGCGCGGCTACGAGACGCCGACCGGCGTGTTCAACATCCTTCAGAAGAGCAAGGATCACCGTTCCAGCCTCTACAACGCCGCGCCCATGCCCTACATGCAGCGACTGACCTGGGATGGCGTCGCGCTGCATGCGGGCGGGTTGCCGGGGTATCCGGAATCGCACGGCTGCGTGCACCTTCCTTCCGAATTCGCACGCCTGCTGTTCGACGCCTCGAACATGGGCATGACGGTGGTGGTGTCCGAGGAAGGCCGCTCGCCGGTCGACATGGTCCACCCGGGCGCGCTGATCCCGATCGACGCGCGCACCGGCGTGGAAGGCGCCATTCCGCCGCTGGAAGACGGTCAGAAGTGGCGCTGGCGTCCGGAGCTTTCCACCGAAGGGCCGGTGTCGATCCTGCTCAGCGGTGGCGACCAGCGCATCGTGGTGTTCCGCAACGGCATCGAGATCGGCCGCTCGCGCGTACTGATACGCAATCCGGAACTGCCGCTCGGCACGCATGCGTACCTCGTCAAGGACGGCTTCCTGCCGGGCGACAACCCGCTGCTGCCGGGTACGAAGATGCCGAACTGGAGCACCATCGGCATCCCCGGCCGCGCCGAGGACGCTGGCAGGCTGCTCGGCCCGGAGACGATCAATCGCGTCGTCATCCCGCGCGACTTCGTCGCCGCGGTGCTGCCGCTGCTCACGCCCGGCGTGGTCATGCTGGTGACCGATGCGCGCATGACGGCACAGACCACTGGCGGTGCTCCGGTGCAGGTGCTCGACTCGGACGCGCCGGAAAGCGTGCCCGCGTCCGGACAGTGA
- a CDS encoding FkbM family methyltransferase encodes MNNLHSPADAMPQLLKTRYGVMNAVPVRCAPSRSLAQYGEWIDQELDLLSEIVMDDGCVFEFGSEFGAHTLWFSRAVGDRGQVHVAEPDRMLMQQLCANLALNGLANVHTHRLWLGRAAAQTQLGELLSNTDAALRKERVPVRALDDIELDALHLIKINYPGELCSVLDGAAATIRRHRPHLYFRMGEQDSAEEEVRRVKELGYRCWSHLPYLYSRGNHAGNPINLFPGRVHQNVIAAPQGSGVAFDRLDEL; translated from the coding sequence ATGAACAACCTGCACAGCCCCGCTGACGCGATGCCCCAGCTCCTCAAGACCCGCTACGGCGTGATGAATGCCGTGCCCGTCCGCTGCGCGCCGTCGCGTTCGCTGGCGCAGTACGGCGAGTGGATCGACCAGGAACTGGACCTGCTCAGCGAGATCGTCATGGACGACGGTTGCGTATTCGAGTTCGGGAGCGAGTTCGGTGCGCACACCCTCTGGTTCTCGCGGGCGGTAGGCGACCGCGGGCAGGTTCATGTGGCCGAACCGGATCGCATGCTCATGCAGCAGCTGTGCGCCAACCTGGCCCTCAACGGGCTCGCCAACGTGCATACCCACCGGTTGTGGCTGGGCCGCGCCGCCGCGCAGACCCAGCTTGGCGAACTGCTCTCCAACACCGACGCGGCACTGCGGAAGGAACGGGTTCCGGTCCGCGCGCTGGACGACATCGAACTCGACGCGCTCCACCTGATCAAGATCAACTATCCCGGCGAGCTGTGCAGCGTCCTGGATGGCGCGGCCGCGACCATTCGCCGCCATCGCCCGCACCTGTACTTCCGCATGGGTGAGCAGGACTCGGCCGAAGAAGAAGTCCGTCGCGTGAAGGAGCTCGGCTACCGCTGCTGGTCACACCTGCCGTATCTGTATTCCCGCGGCAATCACGCTGGTAACCCGATCAACCTCTTCCCGGGACGCGTCCACCAGAACGTGATCGCAGCGCCGCAGGGGAGCGGCGTGGCCTTCGATCGGCTCGACGAACTCTGA